Within Candidatus Poribacteria bacterium, the genomic segment TGCTGAATCTCATTATAACCCCTCCTTTTCGGTTTGAATCAGAAAACACACTTGTCCCGCCAAAAGTTTCAAAATGTTGCAGAACTTAGCGTGATGGTTCTGCAACACCACCGCCGATGGCAGGGAGGAAATGAATTTCTGCGTCTGTGTCAACGCGTTCGAGGATGGATCCGCGAGTCAGGAGACCATTAATGTATACGGCAATGCCGGGCTTAAGACGATTTTCTTCACATAACCGCTCTTTGATACCCGGGTAGCGACTTTCTAAATTATCAATCACTTCACGGACAGTCGCACCGGGGAGCGTAATGTTCTCTTCGCCGCCTGTAAACTTACGCATGAGGGGAGGAATAACTACGGTTGGCATTTTTTTAGTGGCTATCGGCTGTCAGCAGTCGGCTTTCAGTTGGGTAAAGTTTTAACGGAAATCCGTCACGATTTGGAGGAAATCGCGAGTTGGAACTCGCTCCTACAAAGAAAGTAGGCACACGACCTACAAAGAAGGGGTAGGCATAAGACCTACCCCTACAGAATCGGGGTTTCAAAACCCACTCACGTTAGATTTTGCCCATGGCTTTCAGAAGCCGATCGGGCGACATCGGGAGTTCTGTCATCCGAACGCCGATTGCATCGTAGATAGCATTAGCGATGGCAGCCATTGGTGGCACAATCGGCACTTCACCGACCCCGCGCACACCATACGGATGCCCCGGATTCGGGACTTCAACGATGACAGCATCAATCATAGGTAAATCTAAGCAGGTCGGCATCCGGTAATCGAGGAAACTGGCATTAGTCATGGTGCCTTCATCATTATAGATGTATTCCTCATTCAATGCCCATCCGATGCCCTGAACAGCACCGCCCTGCATTTGTCCTTCAACGTAACTCGGATGGATGGCTCTTCCTGCATCCTGGACAGCGGTATAGCGGAGGATCTCGACTTTACCCGTCTCC encodes:
- a CDS encoding MoaD/ThiS family protein, coding for MRKFTGGEENITLPGATVREVIDNLESRYPGIKERLCEENRLKPGIAVYINGLLTRGSILERVDTDAEIHFLPAIGGGVAEPSR